One window of Trifolium pratense cultivar HEN17-A07 linkage group LG5, ARS_RC_1.1, whole genome shotgun sequence genomic DNA carries:
- the LOC123886023 gene encoding uncharacterized protein LOC123886023, with translation MNRDLALQMVWKKSTLALIRNNNSEAGLHVLARKPFGLGMEISPLFLQLVGCLWNILLNHGCTETHRTIINQPSKITFDATEIGNFHFVAELLRSEPDLIREVDDKKRSIFHIAVQHCHSSIFSLIHELGSFKDSIVALEDDEENNILHYAAKLAPHCQLKLISGAALQMTHEILWFEIYGYV, from the exons ATGAACAGAG ATTTAGCTTTGCAAATGGTATGGAAAAAGTCAACATTGGCATTGATTCGAAATAACAACAGTGAAGCAGGCTTAC ATGTCTTGGCTAGAAAGCCTTTTGGTCTTG GCATGGAGATAAGTCCATTATTTCTCCAACTTGTTGGTTGTCTTTGGAACATACTTCTCAATCATGGATGTACAGAAACACATAGGACAATTATAAATCAACcatcaaaaataacatttgatgcTACAGAAATTGGAAATTTTCACTTTGTGGCTGAGCTTTTGAGGTCTGAGCCTGATTTAATAAGAGAAGTTGATGACAAAAAAAGAAGCATATTTCACATTGCTGTTCAACATTGTCATTCAAGCATATTTAGTCTAATACATGAATTAGGCTCTTTCAAAGATTCAATTGTAGCACTTGAGgatgatgaagaaaataatatattacatTATGCTGCTAAATTAGCACCTCATTGTCAGCTTAAATTAATTTCAGGAGCAGCTCTTCAAATGACTCATGAAATACTATGGTTTGAG ATCTATGGGTATGTTTAA
- the LOC123884832 gene encoding ankyrin repeat-containing protein At2g01680-like: protein MVWKKSTLALIRNNNSETGLHVLARKPFGLGMEISPLFLQLVGCLWNILLNHGCTETHRTIINQPSKITFDATEIGNFHFVAELLRSEPDLIREVDDKKRSIFHIAVQHCHSSIFSLIHELGSFKDSIVALEDDEENNILHYAAKLAPHCQLKLISGAALQMTHEILWFEEVKKLMSPLETKKKNCNGKTPDDIFTEEHKELLTKAESWIESTTNYCILISTLISTGVFTSTFNIPGGYNKNTGTPNYLQKQAFLIFAVSNATAMISSAISILIFLSIIISSYAEYAYFKSLPSKLLCGLIAQIISITSMMIAFSVSFFITYCHGLIWVPYFISVFALLPIVLFKFLVYPLWLDIISSSYFCMSLFQPRRGILN from the exons ATGGTATGGAAAAAGTCAACATTGGCATTGATTCGAAATAACAACAGTGAAACAGGCTTACATGTCTTGGCTAGAAAGCCTTTTGGTCTTG GCATGGAGATAAGTCCATTATTTCTCCAACTTGTTGGTTGTCTTTGGAACATACTTCTCAATCATGGATGTACAGAAACACATAGGACAATTATAAATCAACcatcaaaaataacatttgatgcTACAGAAATTGGAAATTTTCACTTTGTGGCTGAGCTTTTGAGGTCTGAGCCTGATTTAATAAGAGAAGTTGATGACAAAAAAAGAAGCATATTTCACATTGCTGTTCAACATTGTCATTCAAGCATATTTAGTCTAATACATGAATTAGGTTCCTTCAAAGATTCAATTGTAGCACTTGAGgatgatgaagaaaataatatattacatTATGCTGCTAAATTAGCACCTCATTGTCAGCTTAAATTAATTTCAGGAGCAGCTCTTCAAATGACACATGAAATACTATGGTTTGAG GAAGTGAAAAAGTTAATGTCACCATtagaaacaaagaagaaaaattgcaATGGCAAAACTCCAGATGATATATTTACTGAGGAGCATAAAGAGCTATTAACAAAAGCAGAGTCTTGGATTGAAAGCACAACAAATTATTGCATTCTTATTTCAACACTCATTTCAACTGGAGTATTTACATCAACATTTAACATACCTGGTGGCTACAACAAAAATACAGGAACACCAAATTATTTACAAAAACAAGCATTTCTTATATTTGCGGTATCGAATGCAACTGCAATGATATCATCCGCAATTTCGATACTAATTTTCTTATCTATTATCATCTCAAGTTATGCAGAGTATGCTTATTTCAAATCACTTCCTTCAAAGTTGCTATGTGGATTGATTGCACAAATCATCTCCATTACAAGCATGATGATAGCTTTTagtgtttcattttttataacatATTGTCATGGTTTGATTTGGGTTCCAtattttatttctgtttttgcaTTACTTCCTAtagttttgttcaaatttcttgTATATCCACTTTGGTTGGATATTATAAGTTCTTCTTATTTTTGTATGTCCCTATTTCAGCCAAGAAGAGGAATTCTTAACTAG
- the LOC123885074 gene encoding chitinase 1-like, with protein sequence MSIFREYIGVKPSSKVLRNFPTEIINSDINEFHFILGFASEEYDNSNKGTGVFKESWNVDYFGPDDVRTMKEKYANVKVVISIGGRDSKTPFDPLTGLEEWSKKAVESLKRIIGKYKSSSGDNTIDGIDINYQYIHGSESDRRFANYLGRVITELKYNTDLRINVVSIAPSPNNDTHYLNLYSANKDDINWVDYKFYNNPYVISSSDEFVNLYNEAEKAYCPEKVLPGLSTDPADDKMSWEIFIGGCKLLKKKSKLPGIFIWNANDSAIPVPGENKGFLLEILLQRLLVQTN encoded by the coding sequence ATGTCTATCTTTCGTGAATACATTGGTGTGAAGCCATCCTCAAAAGTTTTACGTAATTTTCCAACTGAAATCATCAACTCCGATATCAATGAATTTCACTTCATTTTGGGCTTTGCCAGTGAGGAGTATGACAACAGTAATAAAGGAACCGGAGTTTTCAAGGAAAGTTGGAATGTTGATTACTTCGGTCCAGATGATGTGAGAACAATGAAGGAAAAATATGCGAATGTTAAGGTGGTAATAAGCATTGGAGGTCGTGACTCTAAAACTCCATTCGATCCTCTTACGGGCCTTGAAGAATGGAGTAAGAAGGCTGTAGAATCACTCAAAAGGATCATTGGAAAATACAAGAGTTCAAGCGGCGACAACACAATTGATGGCATTGACATTAATTATCAGTATATCCACGGTTCTGAATCTGACCGTCGTTTTGCCAACTACCTCGGAAGGGTCATAACAGAGCTCAAATATAATACTGATCTACGTATCAATGTGGTGTCCATTGCCCCATCACCTAACAATGATACCCACTACCTCAATTTGTATTCGGCAAATAAAGATGACATTAATTGGGTTGACTACAAATTCTACAACAACCCTTACGTTATATCCTCATCTGATGAATTTGTAAACCTCTACAATGAGGCAGAAAAGGCTTATTGTCCTGAAAAAGTCCTTCCAGGACTTAGCACTGACCCTGCAGATGATAAGATGTCGTGGGAGATCTTCATTGGTGGCTGCAAATTGCTCAAGAAGAAATCAAAACTCCCTGGTATTTTTATTTGGAATGCTAACGACTCTGCAATTCCTGTCCCTGGTGAGAACAAAGGTTTCCTCCTGGAGATCTTATTGCAACGCCTCCTTGTACAAACTAATTAG